In Geobacillus kaustophilus, a genomic segment contains:
- a CDS encoding rhodanese-like domain-containing protein, with translation MEALLIILGAIIVYSVITYFWQRRIVKALTEEEFRAGYRKAQLIDVREPDEFAAGHILGARNIPLTQLGMRMKELRKDQPIYLYCQNGLRSGRAAQMLYRKGYRDLYHLKGGFKTWTGKVKKKA, from the coding sequence GTGGAAGCATTGCTCATTATTCTCGGCGCGATCATCGTGTATTCCGTCATTACGTACTTCTGGCAGCGAAGAATTGTCAAAGCATTGACAGAGGAAGAGTTCCGCGCCGGCTACCGGAAAGCGCAATTGATTGATGTCCGCGAACCGGATGAGTTTGCGGCTGGACATATTTTAGGGGCTCGCAACATCCCGCTCACGCAGCTAGGCATGCGCATGAAAGAATTGCGCAAAGACCAGCCGATCTATTTGTACTGCCAAAACGGGCTGCGCAGCGGGCGTGCCGCGCAAATGCTCTACCGAAAAGGGTACCGCGACTTGTACCATTTAAAAGGCGGATTTAAAACATGGACCGGGAAAGTGAAGAAAAAAGCATAG
- a CDS encoding lipoate--protein ligase family protein yields the protein MAKEVWRFIDSGHCPPAFNMALDEALLDWHSEGKIPPTVRFYGWNPPTLSIGYFQKVEKEIDLEAVKRHGLGFVRRPTGGRGVLHDQELTYSVIVSESHPAMPKTVTEAYRVISQGILEGFRYLGLDAYFAVPKTEEEKADLRSPRSAVCFDAPSWYELVVEGRKIAGSAQTRQKGVILQHGSILLDLDEDLLFSLFKYPNERVKERLQREFKKKAVAIKEVAGRAVTIEEAKEAFYKGFEKGLDIVLEPYTLTDEERAYVEELARTKYESDEWNFKR from the coding sequence ATGGCAAAAGAAGTATGGCGCTTTATCGATTCCGGCCATTGCCCGCCGGCGTTCAATATGGCGCTCGATGAGGCGCTTCTCGATTGGCACAGCGAAGGCAAAATTCCGCCGACGGTCCGCTTTTATGGCTGGAATCCGCCGACGTTGTCGATTGGTTATTTTCAAAAGGTGGAGAAAGAAATTGATTTAGAGGCGGTGAAACGGCACGGCCTCGGCTTTGTCCGTCGGCCGACCGGCGGGCGCGGCGTCCTGCACGATCAAGAATTGACATACAGCGTGATCGTCTCCGAATCGCACCCAGCGATGCCGAAGACGGTGACGGAAGCATACCGCGTCATTTCCCAAGGCATTTTAGAGGGATTTCGCTATCTTGGATTGGATGCGTATTTTGCCGTGCCGAAGACAGAAGAAGAGAAAGCCGATTTGCGCAGCCCGCGCTCGGCTGTTTGTTTTGACGCGCCGTCATGGTACGAACTTGTCGTTGAGGGACGGAAAATTGCCGGCAGCGCGCAAACGCGGCAAAAAGGCGTCATTTTGCAGCATGGCTCGATTTTGCTCGATTTGGACGAAGACTTGCTGTTCAGTTTGTTTAAATACCCGAACGAGCGGGTGAAAGAGCGGCTGCAGCGTGAATTTAAAAAGAAAGCGGTCGCCATCAAGGAGGTGGCGGGCCGGGCGGTGACGATTGAGGAAGCGAAAGAAGCGTTTTACAAAGGATTTGAAAAAGGATTGGACATCGTGTTGGAGCCGTACACGCTCACCGACGAGGAGCGGGCGTATGTCGAAGAGCTGGCGCGGACGAAATACGAAAGCGATGAATGGAACTTCAAGCGCTGA
- a CDS encoding vitamin B12-dependent ribonucleotide reductase — MTVASSEKMKINIDKLNEDIRLFPQVHPITPDMHITHKGVSRLVMLDRYSFKDTEKLTLTPGDFVVLTIKEDPKFPARGLGFIVDIDWEAKKAHVLIEDEYRHVLEGEEAETGIVVRSLDIIDKPLEIFYEQIAKRNATGLAAVEKTEEKRKEWFEKFYQELASLNFVPAGRVLYGAGSGKEVTYFNCYVMPFVKDSREGISEHRKQVMEIMSRGGGVGTNGSTLRPRHTLARGVNGKSSGSVSWLDDIAKLTHLVEQGGSRRGAQMIMLADWHPDIIEFIVSKMQNPRILRYLLENMEDEGIKKAARDKLKFTPLTERERAMYEAIVRYKNAPDYGGFTEEIIKDAEEKLRTGGTYTVHNPDFLTGANISVCLTKEFMEAVEKDEEYALRFPDVETYSEEEMRIYNEKWHEVGDVREWEKMGYRVRVYRKIRARELWKLINICATYSAEPGIFFIDNANEMTNARAYGQKVVATNPCGEQPLAPYSVCNLAAINLANMVDKERKVVDYEKLKRTVEIGVRMQDNVIDATPYFLEENKKQALGERRIGLGVMGLADLLIYCEKAYGSEEGNELVDELFRTIATTAYRASIELAKEKGSFPFLVGETEEETRKLREAFINTGYMKRMPEDIRQDILKYGIRNSHLLTVAPTGSTGTMVGVSTGLEPYFSFSYYRSGRLGKFIEVKADIVEEYLDKHPEADPNHLPPWFVTAMDLPPEAHADVQCIIQRWVDSSLSKTVNAPKGYTVEQVQKVYERLWRCGAKGGTVYVDGSRDAQVLTLKAEENQIEEQLELLPEELEEKETKRPVVLVDTIQDVRATDVTIGSEIGNICPICREGTIEEIGGCNTCTSCGAQLKCGL, encoded by the coding sequence ATGACGGTGGCGTCATCCGAGAAAATGAAGATCAATATTGACAAGCTGAACGAGGATATCCGCCTATTTCCGCAAGTGCATCCGATTACGCCGGATATGCACATCACCCATAAAGGCGTATCCCGTTTGGTCATGTTGGATCGGTATTCGTTCAAAGATACGGAGAAGCTGACGCTTACACCGGGCGACTTTGTCGTGTTGACGATCAAGGAGGATCCGAAATTCCCGGCACGAGGGCTCGGGTTTATCGTCGACATCGACTGGGAGGCGAAAAAGGCGCACGTGTTGATTGAGGACGAATACCGGCATGTGCTCGAAGGGGAAGAGGCGGAGACCGGCATTGTGGTTCGGTCGCTCGACATTATCGACAAGCCGCTCGAGATTTTCTATGAGCAAATCGCCAAGCGCAATGCCACCGGGCTGGCGGCGGTGGAAAAGACGGAAGAAAAGCGGAAAGAGTGGTTCGAAAAGTTTTATCAAGAGCTCGCAAGCTTGAATTTTGTTCCGGCCGGCCGCGTGTTGTACGGCGCAGGTTCAGGCAAGGAAGTGACGTATTTCAACTGCTATGTGATGCCGTTTGTGAAAGACTCGCGCGAAGGAATTTCCGAACATCGGAAGCAGGTGATGGAAATCATGAGCCGCGGCGGCGGCGTCGGGACGAACGGCTCGACATTGCGGCCGCGCCATACGCTTGCGCGCGGGGTGAACGGCAAATCGTCCGGGTCGGTCTCGTGGCTTGACGACATTGCGAAGCTGACCCACCTTGTCGAGCAAGGTGGCTCCCGGCGCGGCGCCCAAATGATTATGCTTGCCGACTGGCACCCGGACATTATCGAATTCATCGTCTCGAAAATGCAAAACCCGCGCATTTTGCGCTACCTGCTCGAAAATATGGAAGATGAAGGAATCAAAAAAGCAGCGCGCGACAAACTGAAATTTACGCCGCTCACCGAGCGGGAGCGGGCGATGTACGAAGCGATCGTCCGATACAAGAACGCGCCTGACTACGGCGGTTTCACTGAGGAAATCATCAAAGACGCCGAAGAAAAACTGCGCACCGGCGGTACATACACGGTGCACAATCCTGACTTTTTGACCGGTGCGAACATTTCCGTCTGCTTGACGAAAGAGTTCATGGAAGCGGTCGAAAAGGACGAAGAATACGCGCTCCGCTTCCCGGATGTGGAAACGTATTCCGAAGAGGAAATGCGCATTTACAACGAAAAATGGCATGAAGTCGGCGATGTGCGAGAATGGGAGAAAATGGGCTACCGCGTCCGCGTCTACCGAAAAATCCGCGCCCGCGAACTGTGGAAGCTGATCAATATTTGCGCAACGTATTCCGCCGAACCGGGCATTTTCTTCATCGACAACGCCAACGAAATGACGAACGCCCGCGCGTACGGGCAAAAAGTCGTGGCCACCAACCCGTGCGGGGAACAACCTCTCGCACCATATTCGGTCTGCAACCTGGCCGCCATTAACTTGGCGAACATGGTGGACAAAGAACGGAAAGTCGTGGACTACGAAAAACTGAAACGCACGGTCGAAATCGGGGTGCGGATGCAAGACAACGTCATTGACGCGACGCCGTACTTCCTTGAGGAAAACAAAAAACAAGCGCTCGGCGAGCGCCGCATCGGCCTTGGCGTCATGGGGCTCGCAGACTTGCTCATTTACTGCGAAAAAGCGTACGGCTCTGAGGAAGGAAACGAGCTCGTCGATGAGCTGTTCCGCACGATCGCCACGACCGCGTACCGGGCATCGATCGAGCTGGCGAAAGAAAAAGGCAGCTTCCCGTTTTTGGTCGGCGAAACGGAGGAAGAGACGCGCAAGCTGCGCGAAGCGTTCATCAACACCGGCTACATGAAACGGATGCCAGAAGACATTCGCCAAGATATTTTGAAATACGGCATCCGCAACTCGCACTTGCTGACGGTGGCGCCGACAGGATCGACTGGGACGATGGTCGGCGTCTCAACCGGGCTGGAGCCGTACTTCTCGTTCTCGTACTACCGGAGCGGGCGCTTGGGCAAATTTATCGAAGTGAAAGCGGACATCGTCGAAGAATATTTGGACAAACATCCAGAAGCCGATCCGAACCACTTGCCGCCTTGGTTTGTGACGGCGATGGACTTGCCGCCGGAAGCGCACGCCGATGTGCAGTGCATCATTCAACGCTGGGTCGACTCGAGCTTGTCGAAAACGGTCAACGCGCCGAAGGGCTACACCGTCGAGCAAGTGCAAAAAGTGTACGAGCGTTTATGGCGTTGCGGTGCGAAAGGCGGAACCGTCTATGTCGACGGCAGCCGCGATGCACAAGTGTTGACGTTAAAGGCTGAGGAGAATCAGATTGAAGAGCAACTTGAACTGCTTCCAGAGGAGCTCGAGGAAAAAGAGACGAAACGCCCCGTCGTGCTCGTTGATACGATTCAAGATGTGCGCGCCACCGATGTGACAATCGGTTCCGAAATCGGCAATATTTGCCCGATTTGCCGCGAAGGGACGATCGAAGAGATCGGCGGCTGCAACACGTGCACAAGCTGCGGCGCGCAGCTGAAGTGCGGGTTGTAA